In Leifsonia sp. ZF2019, a genomic segment contains:
- a CDS encoding aldo/keto reductase, with translation MVANANTPTLTLNNGTTIPQLGFGVFKVDPAETTRIVTDALEVGYRHIDTAAIYGNEKGVGDALAASGIARDELFVTTKLWNDRQTDAQAAFDESLEKLGLDYVDLYLIHWPTPEKDTFVEAWKSLETIYASGRAKAIGVSNFLVPHLEKLLANTDVVPAVNQIELHPAHQQPAVTAFSREHGIEIEAWGPLGQGKYPLFELPEVAGAAEAHGKTPAQVVIRWHLQTGNIVFPKSNRRERMAENFDVFDFKLTDAEVAAITGLEREGRVSAHPNEVN, from the coding sequence ATGGTTGCAAACGCAAATACTCCGACCCTGACCCTCAACAACGGAACCACCATCCCGCAGCTGGGCTTCGGCGTCTTCAAGGTCGACCCGGCCGAGACGACGCGGATCGTCACCGACGCGCTCGAGGTCGGCTACCGCCACATCGACACCGCCGCCATCTACGGCAACGAGAAGGGCGTGGGCGACGCTCTCGCCGCCTCCGGCATCGCCCGCGACGAGCTCTTCGTGACCACCAAGCTCTGGAACGACCGCCAGACCGACGCGCAGGCCGCCTTCGACGAGTCCCTCGAGAAGCTCGGGCTGGACTACGTCGACCTGTACCTCATCCACTGGCCCACCCCGGAGAAGGACACCTTCGTCGAGGCCTGGAAGTCGCTCGAGACCATCTACGCCTCCGGCCGCGCCAAGGCGATCGGCGTCTCGAACTTCCTCGTGCCGCACCTGGAGAAGCTGCTCGCGAACACGGACGTCGTGCCGGCCGTCAACCAGATCGAGCTGCACCCCGCCCACCAGCAGCCCGCCGTCACCGCCTTCTCGCGCGAGCACGGCATCGAGATCGAGGCGTGGGGCCCGCTCGGGCAGGGAAAGTACCCGCTCTTCGAGCTGCCCGAGGTCGCCGGCGCCGCCGAGGCCCACGGTAAGACGCCCGCGCAGGTCGTCATCCGCTGGCACCTGCAGACCGGCAACATCGTGTTCCCGAAGTCGAACCGCCGCGAGCGCATGGCCGAGAACTTCGACGTCTTCGATTTCAAGCTGACCGACGCCGAGGTGGCCGCCATCACCGGTCTCGAGCGGGAGGGCCGCGTGAGCGCGCACCCCAACGAGGTCAACTGA
- a CDS encoding long-chain-fatty-acid--CoA ligase codes for MSHGFATMSVASILAETAHRMPDNVALIFQGQEIRYADLWEQTTRYAGALRARGIGPGDRVALMIPNVPDFPRAYYGVLALGASVVPVHALLKAEEIDYVLRDSGAALLICAAPLLAEGAKGAALAGVPTLSVLVPDDLVEQLPFPRLEAEAAAAEPIDTYLPRDPFDTATILYTSGTTGKPKGAEGCHFSLIEQVNVLLAEALDVLPTDCILGCLPLFHTFGQTCVMNLGFRAGAAVVLVPKFDPATALDLLNEHACTIMTGVPTMYIALLEAAKSNPERPPLRYGMSGGAAIPVAVIERMKEVYGIDVHEGYGLTETSPVASFNHRGRPTRVGTVGTPIWGVDVDIADAEVDDRIELLPRGELGEIVVRGHNLMKGYLNLPQADAEAVVDGWFRTGDLGTKSEDDYITIVDRKKDMIVRNGYNVYPREVEEVLSTHPAVALVAVFGVAHDTHGQEVMAAVTLMPGAETTGDDLIAFSQEHVAAYKFPRRVEILEALPLGPSGKVLKRELVARFESAAV; via the coding sequence ATGAGCCACGGTTTCGCCACCATGTCCGTCGCGAGCATCCTCGCCGAGACGGCGCATCGCATGCCCGACAATGTCGCGCTGATCTTCCAGGGGCAGGAGATCCGCTACGCCGATCTCTGGGAGCAGACCACGCGGTACGCGGGAGCGCTGCGCGCCCGCGGGATCGGCCCGGGGGATCGGGTGGCGCTGATGATCCCGAACGTCCCCGACTTCCCGCGCGCCTATTACGGCGTGCTCGCGCTGGGCGCATCCGTGGTCCCGGTCCACGCGCTCCTCAAGGCGGAGGAGATCGACTATGTGCTGCGCGACTCGGGCGCCGCCCTGCTGATCTGCGCAGCGCCGCTGCTGGCTGAGGGTGCGAAGGGCGCCGCGCTGGCGGGCGTTCCGACCCTCTCGGTGCTGGTGCCCGACGACCTCGTCGAGCAGCTGCCGTTCCCGCGGCTGGAGGCGGAGGCAGCGGCCGCGGAGCCGATCGACACCTACCTCCCGCGCGACCCGTTCGACACGGCGACCATCCTCTACACCAGCGGCACGACCGGCAAGCCGAAGGGGGCGGAGGGCTGCCACTTCTCGCTCATCGAGCAGGTGAACGTGCTCCTGGCGGAGGCGCTGGACGTGCTGCCGACGGACTGCATCCTGGGCTGCCTCCCGCTGTTCCACACCTTCGGCCAGACCTGTGTGATGAACCTGGGCTTCCGTGCCGGAGCCGCCGTCGTCCTCGTGCCGAAGTTCGACCCTGCGACCGCCCTCGACCTGCTCAACGAGCACGCCTGCACGATCATGACCGGCGTGCCGACCATGTACATCGCCTTGCTGGAGGCCGCGAAGTCCAACCCGGAGCGACCGCCGCTGCGGTACGGGATGAGCGGCGGCGCGGCCATCCCCGTCGCGGTCATCGAGCGGATGAAGGAGGTCTACGGCATCGACGTCCACGAAGGGTACGGCCTGACCGAGACCTCCCCGGTCGCCTCGTTCAACCACCGCGGCCGTCCGACCCGCGTCGGCACCGTCGGTACGCCGATCTGGGGCGTCGACGTCGACATCGCCGACGCCGAGGTCGACGACCGCATCGAGCTGCTGCCCCGCGGCGAGCTCGGCGAGATCGTCGTGCGCGGCCACAACCTCATGAAGGGCTACCTCAACCTCCCGCAGGCCGACGCGGAGGCGGTCGTCGACGGCTGGTTCCGCACCGGCGACCTCGGCACCAAGAGCGAGGACGACTACATCACCATCGTCGACCGCAAGAAGGACATGATCGTCCGCAACGGCTACAACGTCTACCCGCGCGAGGTGGAGGAGGTCCTCTCGACCCATCCGGCCGTCGCACTGGTCGCCGTCTTCGGCGTCGCCCACGACACGCACGGCCAGGAGGTCATGGCCGCGGTGACGCTGATGCCCGGCGCCGAGACGACCGGCGACGACCTGATCGCCTTCTCGCAGGAGCACGTGGCGGCCTACAAGTTCCCGCGCCGCGTGGAGATCCTGGAGGCGCTGCCCCTCGGCCCGAGCGGCAAGGTGCTGAAGCGCGAGTTGGTGGCGCGGTTCGAGAGCGCCGCCGTGTGA
- the hrpA gene encoding ATP-dependent RNA helicase HrpA produces the protein MSATSTLPRITFPPELPVSQKRDDIARAIRESQVVIVAGETGSGKTTQLPKICLELGRTSIGHTQPRRIAARTIAERIAEELGQSVGELVGYQVRFTDRVSADTRIKLMTDGILLNEIHRDRLLRKYDTIIIDEAHERSLNIDFLLGYLRELLPKRPDLKVIITSATIDPESFAAHFAAADGTPAPIVEVSGRTFPVEIRYRPLVAEAMEDEDDPDPVPGADRDYLQGINDALDELAREAPGDVLVFLSGENEIRDAADAIRGRALPGTEVLPLYGRLSAAEQHRVFQPSSTPGVRRRVVLATNVAETSLTVPGIKYVVDAGTARISRYSTRAKVQRLPIEAVSQASANQRSGRSGRTSDGIAIRLYSQEDFEKRPEFTEPEILRTNLAAVILQMISLGLGDIAAFPFLTPPDSRGIKDGLDLLTELGAITTARGGDPALTKVGRSLSLLPIDPRFARMVVESKRHGTSREVMAIVAGLTIQDPRERPVEKRGSADEKHARFADPTSDFLTLLNLWNYLEEQQKELSSSAFRRLCKAEYLNFLRVREWQDVYRQLRQLAKPLGLTIGEASVNPDGIHRSLLAGLLSHIGLKDQRESGNKGGARTRQSEYLGARQARFVIFPGSTLAKKQPNALMSAELVETSRLFARMNAAIDPAWAEPIAGDLCKRQYSEPHWEKNQGSVVAFEKVTLFGVPIIPRRRVQYSRIDAPLSRELFIRHALVDGEWDSHQAFDRANRKLRAELRELEERTRRRDILNDDETVFEFYDKRIPADVVSTRTFEGWWKKARNETPDLLTMTPESLLDEDAAEVDEEAFPPVWRQGDQRLTLRYRFEPGAEDDGVTVQVPLPLLAGLLPDGFDWQVPGLRHELVTALIKSLPKAIRRQVVPAADWAQRLLGELSTTTGMRAHEGERPAASLTDTLAATISRLTGSRVSGTDFDTERLPAHLRPTFQVIGERGRPLASGKDLGALQERLRSRARDSVARVAEARTPDAIERTGLTTWDLDELPRFLDSTHEGPGGSSNTIRAYPALVDDGQSVSIRLMSTPADQARAMPGGVRRLLLASIPSPVAYVQQHLTANEKLTLAASPYPNTKALFDDCLLAVIDSVLYRMKPDGQVFMRAEFEAVRDRVSGIVMDAMFETVALVTRILTAARAAEKTIGGATSLVFLASLNDAKAQLAGLVYPGFVSATGLEQLRHLPRYLAGISQRIQALPVNPGRDRAWQTQVETAVALYTDAGGRIPLAPHSPPHLVHARWMLEEFRVSLFAQSLGTAESVSLQRIRKVLAG, from the coding sequence ATGTCTGCGACCTCCACCCTCCCCCGCATCACGTTCCCGCCCGAGCTGCCGGTCAGCCAGAAGCGGGACGACATCGCGCGCGCCATCCGCGAGAGCCAGGTCGTGATCGTGGCCGGCGAGACCGGCTCGGGCAAGACGACGCAGCTGCCGAAGATCTGCCTGGAGCTGGGACGCACCTCCATCGGCCACACCCAGCCGCGCCGGATCGCCGCGCGTACGATCGCCGAGCGCATCGCCGAGGAGCTCGGCCAGTCGGTCGGCGAGCTGGTGGGCTACCAGGTGCGGTTCACGGACCGGGTCTCCGCCGACACCCGCATCAAGCTGATGACCGACGGCATCCTGCTCAACGAGATCCACCGCGACCGGCTGCTGCGCAAGTACGACACCATCATCATCGACGAGGCGCACGAGCGCAGCCTCAACATCGATTTCCTACTCGGCTACCTGCGCGAGCTGCTGCCGAAGCGCCCCGACCTGAAGGTGATCATCACCTCGGCGACCATCGACCCGGAGAGCTTCGCCGCCCACTTCGCCGCGGCCGACGGCACCCCCGCTCCGATCGTCGAGGTGTCGGGACGCACCTTCCCGGTCGAGATCCGCTACCGGCCGCTGGTCGCGGAGGCGATGGAGGACGAGGACGATCCGGATCCCGTCCCCGGCGCCGACCGTGACTATCTGCAGGGCATCAACGACGCCCTCGACGAGCTGGCTCGCGAGGCACCGGGTGATGTGCTGGTCTTCCTCTCGGGCGAGAACGAGATCCGGGACGCGGCGGACGCGATCCGCGGCCGCGCCCTCCCCGGCACGGAGGTGCTCCCCCTCTACGGCCGGCTCTCGGCGGCCGAGCAGCACCGGGTGTTCCAGCCGTCGTCGACGCCGGGCGTGCGTCGCCGCGTCGTGCTCGCCACCAATGTCGCCGAGACCAGCCTCACCGTGCCCGGGATCAAGTACGTGGTGGATGCCGGAACCGCCCGCATCAGTCGGTACAGTACGCGCGCCAAGGTGCAGCGCCTCCCGATCGAGGCGGTCTCGCAGGCCAGCGCCAACCAGCGCTCCGGCCGCTCGGGCCGCACCAGCGACGGGATCGCGATCCGGCTGTACTCGCAGGAGGACTTCGAGAAGCGGCCGGAGTTCACCGAGCCGGAGATCCTGCGCACCAACCTCGCGGCGGTCATCCTGCAGATGATCTCGCTCGGGCTCGGCGACATCGCGGCCTTCCCGTTCCTCACCCCTCCCGACTCGCGCGGCATCAAGGACGGCCTGGACCTGCTGACGGAGCTCGGCGCGATCACCACCGCGCGCGGCGGCGACCCGGCGCTCACGAAGGTCGGGCGTTCGCTCTCCCTGCTCCCGATCGATCCCCGTTTCGCCCGGATGGTCGTCGAGTCCAAGCGGCACGGCACCTCCCGCGAGGTGATGGCGATCGTCGCCGGGCTCACCATCCAGGACCCGCGCGAACGACCCGTCGAGAAGCGCGGCAGCGCCGACGAGAAGCACGCCCGCTTCGCCGACCCGACGAGCGACTTCCTCACCCTGCTCAACCTCTGGAACTACCTCGAGGAGCAGCAGAAGGAGCTGTCGTCGAGCGCGTTCCGCCGGCTCTGCAAGGCCGAGTACCTCAACTTCCTCCGGGTGCGCGAGTGGCAGGACGTCTACCGTCAGCTGCGCCAGCTCGCCAAGCCGCTCGGGTTGACGATCGGCGAGGCCTCGGTGAACCCGGACGGCATCCACCGCTCGCTGCTCGCCGGGCTGCTCTCGCACATCGGGCTGAAGGATCAGCGCGAGTCGGGCAACAAGGGCGGGGCGCGCACCCGGCAGTCCGAGTACCTCGGCGCCCGCCAGGCCCGGTTCGTGATCTTCCCCGGCTCCACCCTGGCCAAGAAGCAGCCGAACGCGCTGATGAGCGCCGAGCTGGTCGAGACCAGCCGCCTCTTCGCCCGGATGAACGCCGCCATCGATCCGGCCTGGGCCGAGCCGATCGCCGGCGACCTCTGCAAGCGGCAGTACAGCGAGCCGCACTGGGAGAAGAACCAGGGCTCCGTCGTCGCGTTCGAGAAGGTCACCCTGTTCGGGGTGCCGATCATCCCGCGCCGGCGCGTCCAGTACTCCCGGATCGACGCACCGCTGTCGCGGGAGCTGTTCATCCGCCACGCGCTCGTCGACGGCGAGTGGGACTCCCACCAGGCGTTCGACCGGGCGAACCGGAAGCTTCGCGCGGAGCTGCGCGAGCTGGAGGAGCGCACCCGGCGGCGCGACATCCTCAACGACGACGAGACGGTCTTCGAGTTCTACGACAAGCGCATCCCGGCCGACGTCGTCTCCACGCGCACCTTCGAGGGCTGGTGGAAGAAGGCGAGGAACGAGACCCCCGACCTGCTCACCATGACCCCGGAGTCGCTCCTGGACGAGGATGCGGCCGAGGTCGACGAGGAGGCCTTCCCGCCGGTGTGGCGTCAGGGCGACCAGCGCCTCACTCTGCGCTACCGGTTCGAGCCGGGCGCCGAGGACGACGGGGTGACCGTGCAGGTGCCCCTGCCGCTGCTCGCCGGTCTGCTGCCCGACGGCTTCGACTGGCAGGTCCCCGGCCTCCGACACGAGCTGGTCACGGCGCTCATCAAGTCGCTGCCGAAGGCGATCCGCCGGCAGGTGGTGCCCGCGGCCGACTGGGCGCAGCGCTTGCTCGGCGAGCTCTCGACGACGACGGGGATGCGCGCCCACGAGGGCGAGCGCCCCGCGGCCTCCCTCACCGACACCCTCGCGGCGACGATCTCACGCCTCACCGGCTCGCGGGTCAGCGGGACGGACTTCGACACCGAGCGGCTCCCGGCGCACCTGCGGCCGACGTTCCAGGTGATCGGAGAGCGCGGCCGCCCGCTGGCGAGCGGCAAAGACCTCGGTGCACTGCAGGAGCGTCTGCGGTCGCGCGCCCGGGACTCGGTGGCGCGGGTGGCCGAGGCCCGCACGCCGGACGCGATCGAGCGCACCGGGCTCACGACCTGGGACCTCGACGAGCTCCCGCGCTTCCTCGACAGCACGCACGAAGGCCCCGGGGGCTCGTCCAACACCATCCGCGCCTACCCCGCGCTCGTGGACGACGGTCAGAGCGTGTCCATCCGGCTGATGAGCACCCCGGCCGATCAGGCGAGAGCCATGCCCGGCGGCGTGCGGCGGCTGCTGCTCGCGAGCATCCCCTCGCCCGTCGCGTACGTGCAGCAGCACCTCACCGCGAACGAGAAGCTGACGCTCGCCGCGAGCCCCTACCCGAATACGAAGGCGCTCTTCGACGACTGCCTGCTCGCGGTCATCGACTCGGTGCTCTACCGGATGAAGCCGGACGGCCAGGTCTTCATGCGCGCCGAGTTCGAGGCCGTGCGCGACCGCGTCTCGGGCATCGTGATGGACGCGATGTTCGAGACCGTCGCGCTGGTCACGCGCATCCTCACCGCGGCGCGGGCGGCGGAGAAGACGATCGGCGGCGCCACGTCGCTCGTGTTCCTCGCCTCCCTCAATGACGCGAAGGCGCAGCTGGCCGGCCTGGTCTATCCCGGCTTCGTCTCGGCGACCGGGCTGGAGCAGCTGCGGCACCTGCCTCGCTACCTCGCCGGCATCAGCCAGCGCATCCAGGCGCTCCCGGTGAATCCGGGCCGCGACCGTGCGTGGCAGACCCAGGTGGAGACCGCGGTGGCGCTGTACACGGACGCCGGCGGGCGCATCCCGCTCGCCCCGCACAGCCCGCCCCACCTCGTGCACGCGCGCTGGATGCTCGAGGAGTTCCGCGTCTCGCTGTTCGCCCAGTCCCTCGGGACCGCCGAGTCCGTCTCCCTCCAGCGCATCCGCAAAGTCCTCGCCGGCTAG
- a CDS encoding SDR family oxidoreductase: MSDEAGERGRRSVVLITGVGRARSIGAAIALDLAVAHDVAFSYWDGYDATMPFGSEPEFHAELAERMRALGARVLPLEADLADPATPAALIARVRDGLGPVRALVLSHAHSVDSGILDTSVAAFDAHFAVNTRASWLLIKAFAEKYAGPHGWGRIVALTSDHTAHNLPYGASKGALDRIVQAAAVELAPQGITANLVNPGPIDTGWMTPELAADLAAETALGRLGTPHDTADLVAFLLSAAGGWINGQLLHSNGGFHLPV, translated from the coding sequence ATGAGCGATGAGGCGGGGGAGCGCGGGCGCCGGTCCGTCGTGCTGATCACCGGTGTGGGGCGGGCGCGGAGCATCGGAGCCGCCATCGCCCTCGACCTGGCCGTGGCGCACGATGTCGCGTTCTCGTACTGGGACGGGTACGACGCGACCATGCCGTTCGGGAGCGAGCCGGAGTTCCACGCCGAGCTCGCGGAGCGGATGCGGGCCCTCGGCGCGCGCGTGCTGCCTCTGGAGGCCGACCTGGCCGATCCGGCCACACCGGCCGCCCTGATCGCGCGGGTGCGGGACGGACTCGGCCCGGTGCGCGCGCTCGTGCTGAGCCACGCGCACTCGGTGGACAGCGGCATCCTGGACACCTCCGTCGCAGCCTTCGACGCCCACTTCGCCGTCAACACCCGCGCGAGCTGGCTGCTCATCAAGGCGTTCGCCGAGAAATACGCGGGCCCGCACGGGTGGGGGCGGATCGTGGCGCTCACCAGCGACCACACCGCCCACAACCTCCCGTACGGGGCGAGCAAGGGCGCTCTCGACCGCATCGTGCAGGCGGCGGCCGTCGAGCTGGCGCCGCAGGGCATCACGGCGAACCTCGTCAATCCGGGCCCGATCGACACCGGCTGGATGACCCCCGAGCTCGCCGCCGACCTCGCGGCCGAGACCGCTCTCGGCCGCCTCGGCACCCCGCACGACACCGCCGACCTCGTGGCCTTCCTGCTCTCGGCCGCCGGCGGCTGGATCAACGGCCAGCTCCTCCACTCCAACGGAGGCTTCCACCTCCCTGTATAA
- a CDS encoding amino acid ABC transporter ATP-binding protein has product MTDINAATSATPMVLAEGVSKSFGSNEVLKSISLSVKPGEVLCIIGPSGSGKSTFLRCINHLERVDAGRLSVDGQVVGYRQHGDKLFELKPKEAAKQRREIGMVFQRFNLFPHMTALENIIEAPIRVKGLPKARAVERAKELLARVGLSDKGDHYPSQLSGGQQQRVAIARALAMDPKLMLFDEPTSALDPELVGEVLDVMKGLAQSGMTMVVVTHEMGFAREVADELVFMDGGVVVESGDPREVLANPQHQRTQTFLSKVL; this is encoded by the coding sequence ATGACCGACATCAACGCAGCCACGTCCGCGACGCCCATGGTCCTCGCCGAGGGCGTCTCGAAGAGCTTCGGCTCCAACGAGGTGCTCAAGAGCATCTCGCTCTCGGTCAAGCCGGGGGAGGTGCTCTGCATCATCGGACCCTCCGGCTCGGGCAAGTCCACCTTCCTGCGCTGCATCAACCACCTCGAGCGGGTGGACGCGGGCCGGCTGTCGGTCGACGGGCAGGTGGTCGGCTACCGCCAGCACGGCGACAAGCTCTTCGAGCTCAAGCCGAAGGAGGCCGCGAAGCAGCGTCGGGAGATCGGGATGGTGTTCCAGCGCTTCAACCTGTTCCCCCACATGACCGCGCTCGAGAACATCATCGAGGCGCCCATCCGCGTCAAAGGACTGCCCAAGGCGCGGGCCGTGGAGCGGGCGAAGGAGCTGCTGGCGCGCGTCGGCCTGAGCGACAAGGGCGACCACTACCCGTCGCAGCTGTCGGGCGGTCAGCAGCAGCGCGTGGCCATCGCTCGCGCCCTGGCGATGGACCCGAAGCTGATGCTCTTCGACGAGCCCACCTCGGCGCTCGACCCCGAGCTCGTCGGCGAGGTGCTCGACGTGATGAAGGGGCTGGCGCAGTCGGGCATGACGATGGTCGTCGTCACCCACGAGATGGGCTTCGCGCGCGAGGTCGCGGACGAGCTGGTCTTCATGGACGGCGGCGTGGTCGTCGAGTCGGGCGACCCGCGGGAGGTGCTCGCGAATCCGCAGCACCAGCGCACGCAGACGTTCCTCTCGAAGGTGCTCTGA
- a CDS encoding amino acid ABC transporter permease, whose protein sequence is MSQGTPGRPAAGTTPPPAGAPASEPIKAVKLKHPWRIVFAVVLILVLVWFLVDAAQRSAYGWEYVGKYVFDKRISAAALVTLQLTVYSMVIGVILGLVLAVMRLSPNPVVKSIAWLYLWIFRGTPVYVQLVFWGLFSLIYPQLVLGVPWTEFHVTFDLGFMQNAFIIAVIGLALNEAAYMAEIVRAGLLSVDEGQEEAATALGMSWWQTMTRIVIPQAMRVIIPPTGNEVISMLKTTSLVAAIPLTTDLYGVARDISAVTYTPVPLLIVASLWYLLFTSILMIGQYFLEKRFSRGVNARRPENREPALATGALPASGAPDGNDLGGKG, encoded by the coding sequence ATGTCCCAGGGCACTCCTGGCCGACCGGCGGCGGGGACGACCCCGCCGCCGGCCGGCGCCCCGGCCTCCGAGCCGATCAAGGCCGTCAAGCTCAAGCACCCGTGGCGGATCGTCTTCGCCGTCGTGCTCATCCTCGTACTCGTCTGGTTCCTCGTCGATGCGGCGCAGCGCAGCGCCTACGGCTGGGAGTACGTCGGCAAGTACGTCTTCGACAAGCGCATCAGCGCCGCTGCGCTGGTCACCCTCCAGCTGACCGTCTACTCGATGGTCATCGGCGTCATCCTGGGCCTGGTGCTCGCGGTGATGCGCCTCTCCCCGAACCCGGTCGTGAAGTCGATCGCCTGGCTGTACCTGTGGATCTTCCGCGGGACGCCGGTGTACGTGCAGCTCGTCTTCTGGGGCCTGTTCTCGCTCATCTACCCGCAGCTGGTGCTGGGGGTGCCGTGGACCGAGTTCCACGTCACCTTCGACCTCGGGTTCATGCAGAACGCGTTCATCATCGCCGTCATCGGCCTCGCGCTGAACGAGGCCGCGTACATGGCGGAGATCGTGCGCGCGGGCCTGCTCTCGGTCGACGAGGGCCAGGAGGAGGCGGCGACCGCGCTCGGCATGTCGTGGTGGCAGACGATGACCCGCATCGTCATCCCGCAGGCGATGCGCGTGATCATCCCGCCGACCGGCAACGAGGTGATCTCGATGCTGAAGACCACGTCGCTGGTGGCGGCCATCCCGCTGACCACGGACCTGTACGGCGTGGCCCGTGACATCTCCGCGGTGACATACACCCCGGTGCCGCTGCTGATCGTCGCGTCGCTGTGGTACCTGCTGTTCACGTCCATCCTGATGATCGGGCAGTACTTCCTCGAGAAGCGCTTCTCGCGGGGCGTCAACGCCCGCCGCCCGGAGAACCGGGAGCCGGCGCTCGCCACGGGCGCCCTGCCGGCCTCGGGAGCACCGGACGGCAACGACCTCGGAGGCAAGGGATGA
- a CDS encoding ABC transporter substrate-binding protein has protein sequence MRIRSVAPVAALAAVAALALTGCVDNSTPSSSGTSTSSAAAIDVKKDDALAASLPEKIKSAGKLVVGMDNTYPPNEYKDDAGQPVGWEVDLTNAIASKLGVKVEFAIAKFDNIIPSVAGGKDDFGMSSFTDTTEREQQVDFVNYYTAGISWASAKGKTVDPDNACGLKVAVQSTTVEDTEEVPAKSKACTDAGKDAIQILRYDTQDDATNAVILGKADALSADSPVTAYAISKTDGKLQAAGKAFEVAPYGLPVAKGSALTPVLQKTVQALIDDGTYGKILDKWGVSDGAVTTAEVNAASKG, from the coding sequence ATGCGTATCCGATCCGTGGCCCCGGTGGCCGCACTCGCCGCAGTGGCCGCCCTGGCGCTCACCGGCTGTGTCGACAACTCCACCCCGTCCAGCAGCGGCACCTCGACGTCGAGCGCCGCGGCGATCGACGTCAAGAAGGACGACGCCCTCGCGGCGTCGCTGCCCGAGAAGATCAAGTCGGCCGGCAAGCTCGTCGTCGGCATGGACAACACGTACCCACCGAACGAGTACAAGGACGACGCCGGACAGCCGGTCGGCTGGGAGGTCGACCTGACCAACGCCATCGCGTCCAAGCTCGGCGTGAAGGTCGAGTTCGCGATCGCGAAGTTCGACAACATCATCCCGTCGGTCGCGGGCGGCAAGGACGACTTCGGCATGTCGTCGTTCACCGACACCACCGAGCGTGAGCAGCAGGTCGACTTCGTCAACTACTACACGGCCGGAATCTCGTGGGCCTCGGCTAAGGGCAAGACGGTCGACCCCGACAACGCCTGCGGACTCAAGGTCGCCGTCCAGTCGACGACTGTCGAGGACACGGAGGAGGTGCCCGCGAAGTCGAAGGCGTGCACGGACGCAGGCAAGGACGCGATTCAGATCCTCCGCTACGACACGCAGGACGATGCGACCAACGCGGTCATCCTCGGCAAGGCGGACGCGCTCAGTGCAGACTCTCCGGTGACTGCCTACGCGATTTCGAAGACGGACGGCAAGCTGCAGGCCGCGGGCAAGGCGTTCGAGGTCGCCCCGTACGGTCTCCCGGTCGCCAAGGGTTCCGCGCTGACGCCGGTGCTGCAGAAGACGGTGCAGGCGCTCATCGACGACGGCACCTACGGCAAGATCCTGGACAAGTGGGGCGTCTCCGACGGGGCCGTCACGACCGCCGAGGTCAACGCCGCCTCGAAGGGCTGA
- a CDS encoding GNAT family N-acetyltransferase, with protein sequence MTEPRSDGASARPLSETVRVVVTRADDPLAAPLVDELSREYDERYGLNDGIPSSVELSRYPAELFTAEQGGTFLLLLDADGEPVAGGAFMREDDDTVEIKRVWTHSSRRRQGLARRVMAELEAEAGRRGVRTLVLTTGARQPEAVALYLSLGYEPLFDLEGDWEAVSYLGFRKDVSTI encoded by the coding sequence GTGACCGAACCGAGATCCGACGGCGCGTCGGCGCGCCCTCTGTCCGAGACCGTCCGCGTGGTCGTCACGCGCGCAGACGACCCACTCGCCGCCCCACTGGTCGACGAGTTGTCGCGCGAGTACGACGAGCGCTACGGCCTCAACGACGGCATCCCCTCGTCGGTCGAGCTCTCCCGCTACCCGGCCGAGCTGTTCACGGCGGAGCAAGGCGGGACGTTCCTGCTGCTGCTCGACGCCGACGGGGAGCCCGTCGCGGGAGGCGCGTTCATGCGGGAGGACGACGACACCGTCGAGATCAAGCGCGTCTGGACCCACTCCTCCCGCCGCAGGCAGGGGCTGGCCCGGCGCGTGATGGCCGAGCTGGAGGCCGAAGCGGGCCGGCGCGGCGTCCGCACCCTCGTCCTCACCACCGGCGCCCGCCAGCCCGAAGCCGTCGCACTCTACCTGTCGCTCGGCTACGAGCCGCTGTTCGACCTCGAGGGAGACTGGGAGGCGGTCTCCTACCTGGGATTCCGCAAGGACGTCAGCACGATCTGA